ATGTTGCGGCTTCTTCGCGACGAGCGCTGGTCGTAGGGCTGACGGCTCTTCCGGAGATCGTGAGGCTTCATCAGGTCGGTTTCGAATCGATCATCGTGCTCGAGCCCGATACGCGGCTCTCGGCAATGGCGCTCGACGCGAAGGGATGGGGAGGAGAGATTCTCGAGTCCGAGCGCGTCGAGCTCCGGGGAGAGACGCTTCGGTCAGGGCTCGCGAACGTCGATGGTGAGCTCGATCTGATTCTGATTCCGCTCGACGCTGGCCGCGGCTCGCTCGAGCCGGAAAGGGCGGTGACCGAGGAGTCTTTCGGGCGGATGCTGGATCATCTGAGTGACGAGGGGCTGATCGCGATCACGGCGCCGGTCGAGACGCCTCCCCGTTCGATTCCGCGGCTCCTCGTCGCGATCGCCAACGCCGTCGAGCGCCGCAATGACGGGTCGGAAAGGCACGTCGCTGCGTTGCGGGGATGGGATCGCGGTGTCGTTCTTCTCTCGAATTCACCCTTCACCTTATCGGATACGGCCTCGCTTCGCCGCTTTGCGGAATCTCATTCATTCGATCTCGTCTGGCTTGCAGGGGAATCATTCGAGTCGAACCGGTTCAACCAGCTGGCCGAGCCATGGTTTGGGGACAGCGCAGCGGCGATATTGGGAAGCCGGAGCTCGCGCCAGGAGCTCATCGATCAATACAAGTTCGATCTCACAGCGCCGACCGACGATCGCCCGTGGTTCGGGGTTCGGATGAAGACCGGAACTGTTCGTGAGCTGCTCGCTCTCCGCGAGGAAGGCGGGCTCGCGCTGCTCGAATCGGGTTATCCGGTACTCGTTCTGACGCTGGTCATTGCAATCCTTTCAGGGATGGTGCTGATTCTGCTTCCTCTGCGGATGGTCCGGCGTGAACGACATCCGGCCCTTCCGGCGGGGTGGAGGATCGTAACGACCTTCGGCGCGCTCGGTCTGGCGTTCCTTTTCGTCGAGATTGTCGCCATTCATCGGATCGCCGCCATTCTCGGCCGGCCTCTGGAAGCGGTGACGATCGTCATCGCCTCGTTCCTCCTGTTTGCGGGAGCAGGAAGTCTGTGGGGACGACGGCTGCCGGGACTCGACGAATCGCGCGCCGCCGATACGGTCCTCCTTCGCGCAGCCGTGGCGATCGCCGTCGTCATTCTCCTCGGTCTTCTGATTTTCATGCTTGCCTCGGACTGGATTGCCGCGCTTCCTCATGCAGCAAAGGTGGCGATGTCGGTGATGGCGATTGCACCTCTCGCTTTTCTGATGGGCATTCCATTTCCCGCGGCGCTCGAGCGGATCCGCTCCGGAGGCGATTCCTGGATTGCATGGGCATGGGGGATCAACGGGTGCGCTTCGGTCGTCAGCGCGATCCTCGCGGTTCTGCTGTCAATCCATTTCGGCTTGGATGCAGTGAGCGTCACCGCCGCGGCGCTCTACGTCGTCGCCGGCGTCGCGATGAAGCAGGTTGTCTGAACAGACCCGCTCGACAATTGTGAAACTCCGAGGGACAATCCGAGGCCCTCATGACCGAGGGGTTCACACCGCGAGCGCTCGACGAGCAGCTGCGGCACGAGCTTAATAATGCGATGATGGCCGTTCTCAGCCTGGTTCAGGTCATCGATCGTCACGCGGGCGATGATCCTGTCGTTCATGAAGCGGTCCTCAGGATCATCTCCGCCATTGAGCGCTCGAGGGTCACCGTCGAGGAGGTGAGCGGTGAGCTCGCCTTGATCGCCTCGCGGTTGTCGTCGTCCTGATGTACATTCCATAGGTAAAAAAGCGCTATTCATCCTATAAAACACACTGTTTGTCCGACAAAATGTAGCTTCGCGCCAACCTCGTGGTTCTGTCGCCCGCTGAAGCGGGCTCACACTGTTTCGAAGCGAGGTCTCTGTCCCCCGGCTGAAGCCGGGGGCTGAGAACTGTCGCCGCCGTTCGGCGGCTTCGGGGATTACGTTCATTTTGAGCGACCCTGCGACGATCAGCGGATGGGCGTTGGTTCTGTCGCCCGCTTTTGCGGGCTCCAAAATCCTCACTCACAGCCCGCTCCGCGGGCTCTAAAATCCTCACTCACAGCCCGCTCCGCGGGCTCTAAAATCCTCACTCGCAGCCCGCGCCAGGGAGCTGGTTCTCTTCGAGGCTGAATATCCGCGAGAGCATTCATCCTCGATTAGCCCGTGCCAGCGGGCGAGAGAACGCCGAACCTTCGGGAGCATTGGAAAATTCGCGAGACGATGATTCTCGTTCAGCCCGCGCCAGCGGGCGAAAGATTTTAGCCCCCGGCTTCAGCCGGGGGACAGTAGATCGTCCCAAAACAGTGTGAGCCCGCTTCAGCGGGCGACAGGACCTCGACCACGCTCGCGCTGAAAGGCGTCAGTAGCCGAGCTGGGCGAGACGGCCGGCGTCGGTGAGTCTGTGGATCAGCACTCCGATGCGCGCGGCGAGGATTCCGAGCGTATCGAGCCGCACGGTCTCGTCGATCGTGTGGGAATGGCTCCCGTGAGATCCGAGGCCGTCGATTGCATCGACGTAATCGGCGACGAAGGAGACGTCGCCCGCACCGCGCCGGCCGGGATCGCCGGGAACGATCGGCTCGAGCCCGAGATCACGGTTCACGCCATCGAGGACTTTCGCGAGGAACCGGTTTCCTTCCGTGGGTGCCATCGCGGGATAACCCTCGTTCCAGAAGACTCTGGCCGAGGTTCGTGGAAGGTTTCCGGTGGAGACGATTTCCTCGACGAGAGACATCAGATGCTGTTTCTGCTCGGGGGTGAGAAAGCGCATGTCACCTTCGATGATGGCCTTGTCGGCGACGATGTTGGTGACGCCGCCGGTCGATCCGTGATGCGCCGAGGCGTCGAAGCTGGTCTGGCTTCCGGAGAGAACCACGGAGGGGTTGAGCGCAGCGTTCGGCATTCCATCGATCGACTTCCTGATTGTGTCGAGAATTCTCGCCGCCTCGTACGAGGCGCCATACCCGATACCCGGACGAAAGATCCCGGAAGAGTGCCCGGTGCGCGCTTCGACCTCGATGCGCCACTGCTCGACACCACGTCTTCCGATCGTGACTGAACCTGGAGACGAGCTCTCGAATGCGAGGGCGACGTCGCTTCGCATCGCCGCCTCGACGAGCGGTGCGCGCGCGACGGAGAGCGGGCGGCCGCCTTCTTCTTCGTCACCCGTGAGAAAGACGATAATCTGGTGACCATCGAGCGTTCCAGCGCTCTGCATCGCGCGAAGAGCTTCGATCATGACGACGTTTCCACCCTTCATGTCATCGCCGCCGCTCGCGCGGGCGATGTCGCCATCGCGCTCGAACCAGTCTCCGTCGATCACGGTGTCGAGATGCCCGATGAGAAGCAGCCGCTTTCCTTCCGACCCGCTTCGCTCGGCGATGAGGTGTCCTGCCCGATCGAGCTCGGGCGGGAGGTCGATCCATCGCGTCTCGAACCCGAGCGATTCGAGCTCCCGGGCGAAGACCGTCCCGACGCGGCGGACGCCCTCGTGATTCGAGGTCGCGCTCGGAATTCGGACGGCTTCCTCGAGAAGCGCGATGGTGGCATCGTGGCGCGCGGTCGCGGCGTCGACGATTGCCTGCTCAGTCGTGTCCAGCGTGAATGTGAGGGGCGGCTGAACCTGTGTGGTCGTGCAGGTAGAGAC
This portion of the Acidobacteriota bacterium genome encodes:
- a CDS encoding M20/M25/M40 family metallo-hydrolase, which codes for MKPQPLPYPILIVILIAVSTCTTTQVQPPLTFTLDTTEQAIVDAATARHDATIALLEEAVRIPSATSNHEGVRRVGTVFARELESLGFETRWIDLPPELDRAGHLIAERSGSEGKRLLLIGHLDTVIDGDWFERDGDIARASGGDDMKGGNVVMIEALRAMQSAGTLDGHQIIVFLTGDEEEGGRPLSVARAPLVEAAMRSDVALAFESSSPGSVTIGRRGVEQWRIEVEARTGHSSGIFRPGIGYGASYEAARILDTIRKSIDGMPNAALNPSVVLSGSQTSFDASAHHGSTGGVTNIVADKAIIEGDMRFLTPEQKQHLMSLVEEIVSTGNLPRTSARVFWNEGYPAMAPTEGNRFLAKVLDGVNRDLGLEPIVPGDPGRRGAGDVSFVADYVDAIDGLGSHGSHSHTIDETVRLDTLGILAARIGVLIHRLTDAGRLAQLGY